From a single Papaver somniferum cultivar HN1 unplaced genomic scaffold, ASM357369v1 unplaced-scaffold_19, whole genome shotgun sequence genomic region:
- the LOC113338703 gene encoding protein PXR1-like: protein MEAAKAEIQRIKEEEEQAMREALGLAPKRSNRPQGNRLDKHEFSELVKRGSTAEDLGAGHAEAAQVQGLGFARPPKGTFEESSSLPHSQKAVPTEVVNETTQKPPVQESEDEDESRKKRKREEKRQEKHERRHERHEKRHDKHEKRHDKHEKRRSRDSDDKKSYRGDKEKRRRHDSD, encoded by the exons ATGGAAGCTGCAAAAGCCGAGATACAAaggatcaaagaagaagaagaacaggcaATGCGCGAGGCTCTTGGTTTAGCTCCTAAGCGCAGTAATCGACCTCAGGGTAACCGATTAGACAAGCATGAATTCTCCGAGCTCGTGAAGAGAGGGTCTACTGCAGAAGATTTGGGTGCTGGTCATGCTGAAGCAGCTCAGGTTCAAGGTCTTGGCTTTGCAAG ACCTCCCAAAGGCACTTTTGAAGAATCAAGCTCTCTTCCACACAGCCAAAAAGCGGTTCCCACTGAAGTGGTGAATGAAACAACGCAAAAACCACCTGTCCAAGaaagtgaagatgaagatgaaagccGAAAGAAAAGGAAACGAGAAGAGAAGAGACAAGAAAAGCACGAGAGGAGACATGAAAGACACGAGAAAAGACatgataaacatgagaaaagacaCGATAAACATGAGAAGCGAAGGTCACGTGATTCCGATGACAAAAAGAGTTACAGAGGAGACAAGGAAAAGAGGAGGAGGCATGATTCTGACTGA
- the LOC113338915 gene encoding uncharacterized protein At2g38710-like, translating into MVSANKEMAVFCFDTLLAHFNNSEEPPVPAFQDGHHPLFVTWKKVVNGGEPRLRGCIGTLEPHALIDGFRDYALTSALRDRRFSPIQPEELPGLECTVSVLTDYETASDYLDWEVGTHGIIIKFIDADNNVRRSGTYLPEVAEQQGWTQTEAIDSLMRKAGYNGAITEPLRKQIQLTRYKSTIYTMSYNDYMSYIKTTRGETPSAVGSQT; encoded by the exons ATGGTGTCTGCAAATAAGGAGATGGCTGTTTTTTGCTTCGACACTCTGCTTGCACATTTCAACAACAGTGAAGAACCTCCTGTACCAGCTTTTCAGGACGGCCACCA CCCATTGTTTGTCACTTGGAAGAAAGTGGTTAATGGCGGGGAGCCTCGTCTTCGTGGGTGTATTGGAACTTTAGAGCCACATGCATTGATTGATGGGTTCAGGGACTATGCTTTGACTAG TGCTCTTAGGGATCGCAGGTTCTCCCCCATACAGCCTGAAGAATTACCTGGTTTGGAATGCACAGTTTCTGTTCTGACAGACTATGAAACTGCTTCGGACTATCTTGATTGGGAG GTTGGAACCCATGGTATTATTATTAAGTTTATCGACGCTGATAACAATGTGAGACGAAGCGGTACATACTTGCCTGAAGTGGCAGAGCAACAAG GATGGACACAAACTGAGGCAATCGATTCTCTTATGCGTAAAGCTGGATACAACGGTGCCATCACGGAGCCATTGAGGAAGCAAATTCAGCTGACTCGTTACAAGAGCACGATTTACACCATGAGCTACAATGACTACATGTCCTACATTAAGACAACCAGAGGTGAGACCCCTTCAGCAGTCGGGTCTCAAACCTAG